The following coding sequences are from one Primulina eburnea isolate SZY01 chromosome 15, ASM2296580v1, whole genome shotgun sequence window:
- the LOC140814491 gene encoding actin-depolymerizing factor 7-like: MANAASGIAVNDECKLRFLELKAKRNHRYLVFKIDDTVQQVTLEKIGSHDETHQDFTESLPADECRYAVFDYDFTTDENIHKSKIFFVAWSPDIARVRTKMLYASSKDRFKRELDGIQVELQATDPSEMSLDIFNERAY, from the exons ATG GCAAATGCAGCATCTGGAATTGCTGTGAATGATGAGTGCAAGCTCAGATTCTTGGAGCTAAAAGCGAAAAGAAACCACAGATACTTAGTGTTCAAGATTGATGACACTGTCCAACAAGTCACCCTAGAAAAGATCGGTAGCCATGATGAAACACACCAAGATTTCACCGAAAGCTTGCCCGCCGATGAGTGCCGATACGCTGTTTTCGACTACGATTTCACTACCGatgaaaatattcataaaaGCAAGATTTTTTTCGTTGCATG GTCTCCAGATATAGCTAGGGTGAGAACAAAGATGttgtatgcaagttcaaaagACAGATTCAAGAGAGAATTAGACGGTATTCAGGTCGAGTTACAGGCAACCGATCCCAGTGAAATGAGCTTGGATATCTTCAACGAAAGAGCTTACTAA